One region of Bacillus pumilus genomic DNA includes:
- a CDS encoding PBP1A family penicillin-binding protein, protein MSDQFTSREQRRKASQENNKKQKNKKGKKKAGLFKKIFLSLLVIGLLCVVAGITTFAVFASSAPSIDDSKLKTPYSSKLYDIDKKVFAEVGAEKRTYVSIKDIPDVVKEAFIATEDARFYKHHGIDPIRIGGALVANVEDGFGAEGGSTITQQVVKNTLLNNQKTLKRKVQEVWLSIQLEQKYSKDEILEMYLNRIFFSPYAYGVGKAAEQFFGVTDLNKLTVAQAATLAGMPQSPSAYNPVKNPEAAEKRRNIVLGLMKKQGYISEKDYEVAKATPVSKTVIPADKYKNQNSSKYSAYIEEVMEEVQKKAKVDVSTDGLKIYTSLDRKAQDHLDDIINGDSVGFTKGMQAGVTLLDTKNGEIRAIGGGRDVPAGGFNYATDAKRQPGSTIKPILDYGPVIENKKWSTYQQIDDAPYTYSNGTPINNFDRRHLGKMSMRSALAQSRNIPALKAFQEAGTDNAVQFANNLGMDLPSDIPESYSIGGFDDGVSSLKMAGAFSAFGNNGYYNEPHAVKSVEFNDGTKLDLTPDSKAAMSDYTAFMVTDMLKTAVQSGTGTLAQVPNVQVAGKTGTTNFTQDDINKYNIPSGGAKDSWFVGYTPQYTAAVWTGIGNSKDADGKMWLTDYEQRVAKLVFQRLISQIDDGSGSFEKPDSVVEATVEKGSDPAKLAGPNTPSEKKTTEYFVKGTVPTKVSDTYEKKEADKPSDLKAVYDEEKKSITLTWGYDNDADATFNVKQAVDNGGYKEIQNSSAKEAVISDVKPGSTYKFQVTATVEDVTSKAASTFLTIKDDEDKEEKADDENKEEEEPQQPDDEQTDQTDDNKNQPPGTDEQKPDDKKDPDKDKDQDQGGNTENGNNGSSDDGSDSTNGNGNSQTDNKDKKKDDAKTNSQNSSSQSTSPNRKENE, encoded by the coding sequence ATGTCTGATCAATTTACAAGTCGTGAACAGCGACGTAAAGCAAGTCAAGAAAACAATAAGAAGCAAAAGAACAAAAAAGGCAAAAAGAAAGCAGGTCTATTTAAAAAAATATTTTTATCTTTACTCGTGATCGGTCTTCTTTGTGTAGTGGCCGGAATCACAACTTTTGCCGTTTTTGCATCGAGCGCTCCTTCAATTGATGATAGTAAGCTCAAAACACCATATTCTTCAAAGCTTTATGACATAGACAAGAAAGTGTTTGCAGAAGTCGGTGCGGAAAAAAGAACGTATGTCTCGATTAAAGATATACCCGATGTGGTAAAAGAAGCATTTATCGCAACGGAAGATGCACGTTTTTATAAACACCACGGGATTGACCCAATCCGTATTGGCGGTGCCCTTGTCGCAAACGTCGAGGACGGTTTTGGAGCTGAAGGTGGAAGTACAATTACACAGCAAGTTGTGAAAAACACTCTACTTAACAATCAAAAAACGTTAAAACGTAAAGTACAGGAAGTATGGCTCTCGATTCAGCTTGAGCAAAAGTACTCTAAAGATGAAATTTTAGAAATGTATTTAAACCGCATTTTCTTCTCACCTTATGCTTACGGTGTTGGGAAAGCGGCTGAACAATTTTTCGGCGTGACAGATTTAAATAAACTAACGGTTGCACAGGCTGCCACACTTGCAGGTATGCCGCAGAGTCCTTCTGCTTATAACCCAGTGAAAAATCCTGAGGCAGCGGAAAAACGCCGCAATATCGTGCTAGGGCTCATGAAAAAACAAGGCTACATTTCAGAGAAAGACTATGAAGTTGCAAAAGCAACCCCTGTCAGCAAAACTGTCATCCCTGCTGATAAATATAAGAACCAAAACTCAAGTAAGTATTCTGCTTACATTGAAGAAGTCATGGAAGAAGTACAGAAAAAAGCCAAAGTGGATGTATCAACAGATGGACTAAAAATCTATACTTCACTCGATCGAAAAGCACAGGATCACCTAGATGATATTATCAATGGAGATTCAGTTGGATTTACGAAAGGTATGCAGGCAGGTGTTACTCTGCTTGATACGAAAAATGGTGAAATTCGCGCTATTGGCGGTGGACGTGATGTACCAGCCGGCGGCTTTAACTATGCGACTGATGCAAAACGTCAGCCAGGTTCAACGATCAAACCAATTTTAGATTACGGTCCAGTCATTGAAAACAAAAAATGGTCAACGTACCAGCAAATTGATGATGCACCGTATACGTACTCAAACGGTACACCAATTAATAACTTTGACAGAAGACATTTAGGGAAAATGTCGATGAGAAGTGCTTTGGCACAATCACGAAACATCCCTGCCCTAAAAGCTTTCCAAGAAGCTGGGACAGACAATGCCGTTCAATTCGCCAATAATTTAGGTATGGACTTACCGTCTGACATTCCAGAATCTTACTCAATCGGTGGATTTGACGATGGCGTGTCCTCTCTAAAAATGGCTGGGGCCTTTAGTGCATTCGGTAATAATGGATATTATAACGAACCGCATGCTGTCAAGTCTGTTGAATTTAATGACGGTACAAAGCTTGACCTAACGCCAGATTCCAAAGCGGCTATGAGTGATTACACAGCCTTTATGGTCACAGATATGCTGAAAACTGCTGTCCAATCTGGAACTGGGACACTTGCACAAGTACCGAACGTTCAAGTGGCTGGTAAAACAGGTACAACGAACTTTACACAAGATGATATCAATAAATACAATATTCCTTCTGGCGGTGCGAAAGATTCGTGGTTTGTTGGTTATACGCCGCAATATACAGCAGCCGTTTGGACTGGGATCGGTAACTCAAAAGATGCGGACGGCAAAATGTGGCTCACAGATTATGAGCAGCGTGTTGCCAAACTCGTCTTCCAGCGATTAATTTCTCAAATTGATGATGGAAGCGGCTCATTTGAAAAACCAGACAGTGTCGTAGAAGCTACGGTTGAAAAAGGATCGGATCCAGCGAAATTGGCCGGACCAAATACACCTAGTGAGAAGAAGACAACAGAATACTTTGTAAAAGGTACGGTTCCGACAAAAGTGTCTGACACATATGAGAAAAAAGAAGCTGATAAACCTTCTGATCTAAAAGCAGTGTATGATGAAGAGAAAAAATCCATCACACTGACTTGGGGCTATGATAACGACGCAGATGCTACATTTAATGTAAAACAAGCGGTAGATAACGGCGGCTATAAAGAGATTCAAAACAGTTCTGCTAAAGAAGCGGTCATCTCTGATGTAAAGCCTGGCTCTACTTATAAATTCCAAGTGACAGCCACTGTAGAGGATGTCACAAGTAAAGCAGCTTCTACCTTCCTCACCATCAAAGATGATGAAGATAAGGAAGAAAAAGCAGATGATGAGAACAAAGAAGAAGAAGAACCGCAGCAGCCTGACGACGAGCAGACAGACCAGACTGACGATAACAAAAATCAACCCCCAGGCACTGATGAGCAAAAGCCAGATGATAAAAAAGATCCAGACAAAGATAAGGATCAGGATCAAGGCGGAAATACGGAAAACGGAAATAATGGTTCTTCCGATGATGGTTCAGACAGTACAAATGGGAACGGCAATTCACAAACTGACAATAAAGATAAAAAGAAAGATGATGCGAAAACGAACTCTCAAAACTCAAGTTCGCAATCAACTTCTCCTAATCGAAAAGAAAATGAATAA
- a CDS encoding YpoC family protein → MSGAVVFSSYVEKLKGKKVEMKGDRVDILREHPLAYDLSSEPLRDELPWQKTEEFVPVMFELWNELKEKMLPRFQTRKSRCEEDDMLQGIVSMIAMFYWIKGERLQTLDWEHIKQETFPVAPINWTERLEFILVKPTQYHCFIQLDELYTELKKQYGKYEALKKIRQNR, encoded by the coding sequence ATGAGCGGGGCAGTTGTTTTTTCCTCATATGTCGAAAAACTAAAAGGGAAAAAGGTAGAGATGAAAGGCGATCGAGTAGACATCCTTAGAGAGCATCCACTCGCATATGATCTATCTTCAGAACCTTTAAGAGATGAACTTCCATGGCAGAAAACAGAAGAATTTGTTCCTGTGATGTTCGAACTGTGGAATGAATTAAAAGAAAAAATGCTTCCTCGTTTTCAAACAAGAAAGTCCCGGTGTGAAGAAGATGATATGCTTCAAGGGATTGTCAGTATGATTGCGATGTTTTACTGGATCAAAGGGGAGAGACTGCAAACGCTTGATTGGGAACATATTAAGCAAGAGACATTTCCTGTTGCTCCTATTAATTGGACAGAACGTTTAGAGTTCATATTGGTAAAACCGACTCAATATCACTGCTTCATTCAACTAGACGAGCTATACACAGAACTAAAAAAGCAGTATGGAAAATATGAAGCACTTAAAAAAATCAGACAAAACCGTTAA
- the nth gene encoding endonuclease III: MLSKKQINECLDIIGDMFPEAECELVHSNPFELVIAVALSAQCTDVLVNKVTKTLFQKYKTPEDYLSVPLEELQQDIRSIGLYRNKAKNIQKLSKMLIEEYDGEVPKDRDELVKLPGVGRKTANVVVSVAFGVPAIAVDTHVERVSKRLGICRWKDSVLEVEQTLMKKVPEEDWSVTHHRLIFFGRYHCKAQRPQCESCPLLDMCREGQKRLKKGLVKLA, translated from the coding sequence ATGTTATCAAAAAAACAAATCAATGAATGTTTAGATATTATAGGAGATATGTTTCCAGAGGCCGAGTGTGAGCTTGTTCATTCGAATCCATTTGAACTTGTGATCGCTGTAGCACTCTCTGCGCAGTGTACAGACGTGCTTGTCAACAAAGTGACCAAAACGTTATTTCAAAAATATAAAACACCAGAAGACTATTTAAGTGTACCGCTTGAAGAATTGCAGCAAGATATTCGTTCGATTGGCCTTTATCGAAATAAAGCCAAAAACATTCAAAAGTTGAGCAAAATGCTGATTGAAGAATATGACGGCGAAGTGCCAAAGGATCGGGACGAGCTTGTGAAGCTTCCTGGGGTGGGCCGGAAAACAGCAAATGTCGTCGTTTCGGTCGCTTTTGGGGTGCCGGCAATTGCAGTGGATACACATGTAGAACGTGTCAGCAAGCGACTTGGAATCTGCCGCTGGAAGGATTCTGTTCTCGAAGTAGAACAAACCTTAATGAAAAAAGTGCCAGAAGAAGATTGGTCTGTGACGCATCACCGCCTGATCTTTTTTGGCAGATATCACTGCAAGGCGCAACGTCCGCAGTGCGAATCTTGTCCGCTTCTTGATATGTGTAGAGAAGGGCAGAAGAGGCTGAAAAAAGGATTGGTGAAGCTGGCATGA
- a CDS encoding DnaD domain-containing protein gives MNRQQFINMQQMGSTSLPNLLIAHYEQLGLNESQMMVMLKIKMNEEQGVFFQTFEELSNGMTISAEECAYMVQHLIQKGFISIQPFEDGSGIQHDRYSVEPLWGVLYDFLEAKQAKEGQKLHVQAEKSLYALFEDEFGRPLSPLEGETLSIWMDQDHHDAEMIRLALREAVLSGKLNFRYIDRILFEWKKKGLKTAEEAKEHSQHFRSQQKAPPSKEETSTYKRQVPFYNWLEQ, from the coding sequence ATGAATAGGCAGCAATTTATTAATATGCAGCAAATGGGTTCGACCAGTTTGCCTAATTTGCTGATTGCTCATTATGAGCAGTTAGGACTGAATGAATCACAAATGATGGTGATGCTTAAGATTAAAATGAATGAAGAACAAGGTGTGTTCTTTCAAACATTTGAAGAGCTATCCAATGGCATGACCATTTCAGCTGAAGAGTGTGCGTATATGGTTCAGCATTTAATTCAAAAAGGATTTATTTCGATTCAGCCGTTTGAAGACGGGTCTGGTATTCAGCATGACCGTTACTCAGTTGAGCCTTTATGGGGCGTGCTCTATGACTTTTTAGAGGCAAAACAAGCGAAGGAAGGTCAAAAACTTCACGTACAGGCTGAAAAGTCTTTATATGCTTTATTTGAAGATGAATTTGGCAGACCGCTCTCTCCTCTTGAAGGAGAAACACTCTCGATCTGGATGGATCAAGACCATCATGATGCTGAAATGATTCGCCTAGCATTAAGAGAAGCGGTTTTATCAGGAAAATTAAATTTCCGTTATATCGACCGAATTCTGTTTGAGTGGAAAAAGAAAGGGCTAAAAACAGCGGAAGAAGCAAAAGAGCATAGCCAGCATTTCCGTTCTCAGCAAAAAGCGCCACCATCAAAAGAAGAGACGTCAACATATAAGCGACAAGTTCCTTTTTATAATTGGCTGGAACAATAA
- the asnS gene encoding asparagine--tRNA ligase: MKTTINQVFKHVDEDVTIGAWIANKRSSGKIAFLQLRDGTGFIQGVVVKAEVEEEVFKLAKSVTQETSVYVTGQVTKDERSPLGFELQVKSIEVIHEATDYPITPKEHGTEFLMDHRHLWLRSKKQHAIMKIRNEIIRATYEFFHQEGFVKVDPPILTGSAPEGTTELFATKYFDEDAYLSQSGQLYMEAAAMALGKVFSFGPTFRAEKSKTKRHLIEFWMIEPEMAFVEFNENLEYQENYVTHVVQSVLENCKVELHTLGRDTAKLENIKTPFPRITYDEAIKFLQEKGFDDIEWGDDFGAPHETAIAESYDKPVFITHYPTSLKPFYMQPAPDRDDVVLCADLIAPEGYGEIIGGSERVHDLELLEARLKEHGLDQETYKWYTELRQYGSVPHSGFGLGLERTVAWISGAPHVRETIPFPRLLNRLYP; this comes from the coding sequence TTGAAAACAACGATTAATCAAGTGTTCAAACATGTCGATGAAGATGTAACCATCGGCGCATGGATTGCCAATAAACGTTCAAGCGGTAAAATTGCATTCTTGCAGCTGCGTGACGGGACAGGCTTTATTCAAGGAGTCGTAGTAAAAGCAGAAGTGGAAGAGGAAGTCTTTAAGCTTGCGAAATCGGTCACTCAAGAAACATCTGTCTATGTGACAGGACAAGTAACAAAAGACGAGCGTTCACCTCTTGGTTTTGAATTGCAAGTGAAATCCATTGAAGTGATTCACGAAGCAACTGACTACCCAATTACACCAAAAGAGCATGGAACAGAATTCTTAATGGATCACCGTCATTTATGGCTTCGTTCTAAAAAGCAGCATGCCATTATGAAAATTCGTAACGAAATCATTCGTGCTACATATGAGTTCTTCCATCAAGAAGGCTTCGTGAAAGTAGATCCGCCAATTTTAACTGGAAGTGCACCTGAGGGCACAACGGAGCTGTTTGCGACGAAATATTTTGATGAAGATGCGTACCTTTCTCAAAGTGGACAGCTTTACATGGAAGCTGCGGCAATGGCACTCGGAAAAGTATTCTCATTCGGTCCAACATTTAGAGCTGAAAAATCTAAAACTAAACGTCATTTAATTGAGTTTTGGATGATCGAGCCTGAGATGGCTTTTGTCGAATTTAATGAAAACCTTGAGTACCAAGAAAATTATGTGACTCATGTGGTTCAAAGTGTACTTGAAAACTGTAAAGTGGAACTGCATACACTTGGCCGTGATACAGCAAAATTAGAAAATATCAAAACACCATTCCCACGCATCACTTACGATGAAGCAATTAAATTCTTGCAAGAAAAAGGCTTTGACGATATTGAATGGGGAGATGACTTCGGCGCACCTCACGAAACAGCGATCGCTGAAAGCTACGATAAACCAGTGTTTATCACTCATTATCCAACATCATTAAAACCATTTTACATGCAGCCTGCACCAGATCGTGATGATGTTGTTCTTTGTGCAGACTTGATTGCACCAGAAGGCTACGGAGAGATCATTGGCGGTTCTGAGCGTGTCCATGATCTAGAGCTGCTTGAAGCAAGATTGAAAGAACATGGGCTAGATCAAGAAACATACAAATGGTACACAGAATTAAGACAATATGGTTCTGTACCGCATTCAGGTTTTGGTCTTGGACTTGAACGTACTGTTGCTTGGATTAGTGGAGCGCCGCATGTGCGTGAAACCATTCCTTTCCCAAGATTATTAAACCGTTTATATCCTTAA
- the tseB gene encoding cell wall elongation/penicillin-binding protein regulator TseB — MVWIISSVVALVLLIGIISFTWIYQIAMGQKEQGHEAAIERAKKQANIVQVEQVETFVGKEKQFIVEGKNKQNETTYVWVPASKKEKVIAKKAKDGMTSNQAVQAVQKENTVSKLKDVQLAREGDVLLWEVTYLNENNQYSFSYVDFSTGHVEKNVTP, encoded by the coding sequence ATAGTTTGGATCATTTCATCCGTTGTGGCTCTCGTTTTGCTCATTGGCATCATCAGCTTTACGTGGATTTATCAGATTGCCATGGGGCAAAAGGAACAAGGTCATGAGGCGGCGATTGAACGAGCAAAAAAACAAGCAAACATCGTACAAGTGGAGCAAGTAGAAACCTTTGTCGGAAAAGAAAAACAATTTATTGTTGAAGGGAAAAACAAACAAAACGAAACAACCTATGTTTGGGTACCTGCCAGCAAAAAAGAAAAAGTGATTGCAAAAAAAGCAAAAGACGGTATGACCTCAAATCAAGCAGTACAAGCTGTTCAAAAGGAGAACACAGTCTCTAAGCTAAAGGACGTTCAATTAGCAAGAGAAGGTGACGTACTCCTTTGGGAAGTGACGTACTTAAATGAAAACAATCAATACAGCTTTAGCTATGTCGACTTCTCAACAGGACATGTGGAAAAAAATGTAACACCATAG
- a CDS encoding YpmA family protein — MESKIEVLSTVHIKHSEDLYKIVDLLNRTLKREDLMFGLALDQEDQNQAIFTIYRT, encoded by the coding sequence GTGGAAAGTAAAATAGAGGTACTTTCAACTGTTCACATTAAGCATTCAGAGGACCTGTATAAAATTGTTGACTTATTGAACAGAACGCTTAAAAGAGAAGATCTCATGTTTGGATTGGCATTAGATCAAGAAGATCAAAATCAAGCGATATTTACAATATATCGCACATAG
- the dinG gene encoding ATP-dependent DNA helicase DinG, which yields MADQRFVVVDIETTGNSPKKGDKIIQIAAVVIENGQIVERYSKYVNPGKAIPGFIEQLTGIQQHMVDDAVFFEDIAQEVYDLIQGAYFVAHNVHFDLNFLNDELKACGKNELDVLAIDTVEISRILYPELEGYKLTELSEELMLPHDHPHRADSDAEVTAMLFLTLLHQLTHTPPNVLKQLRRLSSYLLSDIGFLIQQLETSDASREESFVEVGSFAVKDVTNSEKDTTDSVGEDDEQLFEEIKKKLPHTVEGYEVREGQLKMMNKVRDVFHERAYALIEAAPGIGKTLAYLIPAALEAKKSGKPVIISTYSILLQQQMLQRDVPILNQLLPFEPAACVFKGRAHYICLDKFEHVLHEEDDNYDVVLTKAQILMWLLVTETGDLSELNLPSGAANIKDRISCVHMPFTSKKRRFKEYCFYERAKRRAKTADLILTNHRLLLSQTEASSIFQHADVYVIDEAHQFEKTANETLGDSASYIQLHAKLTQLGSMQGGLLKKLKKRFHGAGLQTDTFIEMDEYLNQLQMESDAFFSTVHSFVKRTKPKADINRLIHRVRHHSKHAQWKRIKETASKLCSLLIACEKLYEQQKSELLQKSDQLTEHFAFEAEEYDQVMSFMHTFCSTLYRFIFEPKNDETVWIEIDAKGAKNAVFMHAQPLDTGELLADRFFMNKKSVVLTSGTLTINGRFDYCLERFGLQDFYPHLVQIESPFELEKQLKVIVPADMPPITNRDERDYVKQSVRYIKMMEKQHQAKILVLFNSHEMLKAVYDELKTEGMQAALFAQGLTGGSPVKLTKMFKLAKHAILLGTGSFWEGVDFPGSELTTVIMARLPFRPPDSPLIEAKCDAAKKQGKNPFKAVALPEAVLTFKQGAGRLLRSEKDIGTLLILDRRVKTASYGKLFLESLPHAPVHEMSKESLEAYIEKLNNEKPLS from the coding sequence ATGGCCGATCAAAGGTTTGTTGTCGTTGATATTGAAACCACCGGAAATTCACCTAAAAAGGGTGATAAAATCATTCAAATTGCTGCGGTGGTCATTGAAAATGGACAAATTGTCGAACGGTATTCAAAATATGTGAACCCGGGAAAAGCGATCCCTGGATTTATTGAACAGCTGACAGGCATTCAGCAGCATATGGTAGACGATGCAGTGTTTTTTGAGGACATTGCCCAAGAGGTGTATGATCTCATTCAAGGCGCTTATTTTGTTGCGCACAATGTTCATTTTGACTTGAATTTTTTAAATGATGAACTAAAAGCATGCGGGAAAAATGAGCTGGATGTGCTAGCGATTGATACAGTTGAAATTTCTAGAATTCTTTATCCAGAGCTTGAAGGCTATAAGCTCACTGAATTAAGTGAAGAGCTCATGCTTCCACATGACCACCCGCACAGGGCGGATAGTGATGCGGAAGTTACTGCCATGTTATTTTTAACCTTACTCCATCAATTAACACATACACCGCCAAATGTGCTTAAGCAGCTGCGCAGATTATCCTCTTATCTCTTAAGTGATATTGGATTTTTAATCCAGCAGCTTGAAACGAGTGATGCTAGCCGCGAAGAATCTTTTGTAGAAGTCGGCTCTTTTGCTGTTAAAGATGTCACCAATTCTGAAAAGGATACGACAGATTCAGTAGGGGAAGACGATGAACAGCTATTTGAGGAGATCAAAAAGAAGCTTCCCCACACAGTGGAAGGCTATGAAGTAAGAGAAGGCCAGCTCAAGATGATGAATAAAGTGAGAGATGTGTTTCATGAAAGAGCTTATGCTTTAATTGAAGCGGCACCAGGTATTGGAAAAACGCTTGCATACCTCATACCAGCTGCATTAGAAGCAAAGAAATCAGGAAAACCTGTCATTATTAGTACATATTCCATTCTTTTGCAGCAGCAAATGCTTCAGCGTGATGTGCCGATTTTAAATCAATTGCTTCCATTTGAGCCAGCAGCCTGTGTATTCAAAGGTCGGGCGCATTATATTTGCTTAGATAAGTTTGAGCATGTGCTGCATGAGGAAGATGATAATTATGATGTGGTCTTAACGAAGGCGCAAATATTAATGTGGCTCCTTGTGACAGAAACGGGTGATTTATCTGAACTAAATTTACCGTCGGGAGCTGCCAATATAAAAGACCGGATTTCGTGTGTGCACATGCCGTTTACATCGAAAAAGCGCCGCTTTAAGGAATACTGCTTTTATGAGCGTGCGAAAAGAAGGGCCAAAACAGCTGATTTAATTTTAACGAATCATCGCCTGCTCTTATCACAAACGGAAGCATCATCTATCTTTCAGCATGCTGACGTATATGTGATTGACGAGGCTCACCAATTTGAGAAAACAGCCAATGAAACGCTAGGGGATAGTGCGTCGTATATTCAGCTTCATGCGAAATTAACGCAGCTTGGCTCCATGCAGGGCGGTCTGTTAAAGAAGCTCAAAAAGAGATTTCACGGTGCCGGCTTACAGACGGACACCTTTATCGAAATGGATGAGTATCTCAATCAGCTTCAAATGGAAAGTGACGCCTTCTTTAGTACCGTTCATTCTTTTGTCAAAAGGACAAAACCAAAAGCAGACATCAATCGTCTCATTCATAGAGTCCGTCATCATTCGAAGCATGCGCAGTGGAAACGGATTAAAGAGACGGCAAGTAAGCTTTGTTCTTTGTTAATTGCTTGTGAAAAGCTGTATGAGCAGCAAAAAAGCGAGCTTCTTCAAAAAAGTGATCAGTTGACAGAGCACTTTGCGTTTGAAGCAGAGGAATACGATCAAGTGATGTCGTTTATGCACACATTTTGCAGTACGCTGTACCGATTCATTTTTGAACCGAAAAACGATGAAACGGTTTGGATTGAGATTGATGCAAAAGGTGCCAAAAATGCTGTCTTTATGCATGCACAGCCGCTAGATACTGGAGAGCTTTTAGCGGATCGATTTTTTATGAACAAAAAAAGTGTTGTCCTCACATCAGGGACACTCACAATCAATGGTCGCTTTGATTATTGCTTAGAACGATTTGGTCTGCAGGATTTTTATCCGCATCTTGTACAGATTGAGTCACCGTTTGAACTTGAAAAACAGCTCAAGGTTATCGTACCAGCTGATATGCCGCCGATTACGAACCGTGATGAGCGCGACTATGTAAAGCAATCAGTACGGTACATTAAGATGATGGAAAAGCAGCATCAAGCGAAAATATTGGTGTTATTTAATTCACATGAGATGTTAAAAGCAGTGTATGATGAACTGAAAACAGAAGGGATGCAAGCCGCCCTTTTTGCTCAAGGTCTGACGGGCGGTAGCCCTGTTAAATTAACGAAGATGTTCAAATTAGCAAAACATGCGATTTTACTTGGTACGGGTAGTTTTTGGGAAGGTGTCGATTTTCCTGGATCAGAGCTGACAACAGTCATTATGGCACGCCTCCCGTTTCGGCCGCCTGATTCACCGCTCATTGAAGCAAAATGTGATGCCGCTAAAAAACAGGGAAAGAACCCGTTTAAAGCCGTTGCTCTCCCAGAAGCTGTGTTAACCTTTAAACAAGGTGCAGGACGCTTGCTGCGCTCTGAAAAAGACATAGGGACATTGCTCATTTTAGACCGCCGTGTGAAAACCGCGTCATATGGAAAACTATTTTTAGAATCACTCCCTCATGCGCCGGTCCACGAGATGTCAAAAGAATCACTTGAGGCGTATATAGAGAAACTCAACAACGAAAAGCCGCTGTCATAA
- the panD gene encoding aspartate 1-decarboxylase, producing MYRTFMTSKLHKATVTEANLHYVGSITIDEDLLDAAGMMANEKVQIVNNHNGARLETYIIPGERKSGVICLNGAAARLVQPGDEVIIIAYGMLSEEEAKTHTPKVVVLNKENQIEQMIGQEPARTIL from the coding sequence ATGTATAGAACCTTTATGACTTCTAAACTTCATAAAGCGACAGTAACAGAAGCAAACTTACATTATGTAGGAAGCATCACCATTGACGAAGATTTACTTGATGCGGCAGGTATGATGGCAAATGAGAAAGTACAGATTGTCAATAATCATAATGGCGCGAGACTTGAAACTTATATTATTCCCGGTGAAAGAAAGAGCGGTGTCATTTGTCTAAATGGCGCAGCAGCAAGATTGGTTCAGCCGGGTGATGAAGTGATCATTATCGCTTATGGGATGCTTTCAGAAGAAGAAGCAAAGACACATACACCAAAAGTGGTCGTGTTAAATAAAGAAAATCAAATTGAACAAATGATTGGGCAAGAGCCTGCGAGAACGATTTTATAA
- the panC gene encoding pantoate--beta-alanine ligase — MNVVTHIHELKELIKLHQEKQHSIGFVPTMGFLHEGHLTLAKEARDQNDIVVMSIFVNPLQFGPNEDFESYPRDMERDQRLAEEAGVDILFTPDVKEMYPNEPSITMTVQKRTDVLCGKKRPGHFGGVVTVLTKLFHLVAPTNVYFGLKDAQQVAVIDAMIKDFFFDLHLVSVPTVREEDGLAKSSRNVYLSDKERQEAPALYRALKKGQSAVEKGERDVSRIYQLVEEEILQTSGEIDYIEIYSYPELEPLQQLAGQVIIAIAVKFSRARLIDNVIFHVPESGEKHV; from the coding sequence ATGAACGTTGTCACCCATATTCACGAGTTGAAGGAATTGATCAAGCTGCATCAAGAAAAACAGCATTCCATCGGCTTTGTCCCAACGATGGGCTTTCTTCATGAAGGACATCTGACGCTTGCGAAAGAAGCAAGAGATCAAAATGACATTGTGGTAATGAGTATTTTTGTCAATCCCTTGCAATTTGGACCGAACGAAGACTTTGAATCCTATCCAAGGGATATGGAAAGAGATCAGCGCCTTGCAGAAGAAGCAGGGGTAGATATTTTATTTACACCTGATGTGAAAGAAATGTATCCAAATGAACCATCGATCACGATGACGGTTCAAAAGCGGACTGATGTCTTATGCGGGAAAAAACGCCCAGGACATTTCGGCGGCGTTGTGACTGTGCTGACAAAGCTATTTCATCTTGTAGCACCAACAAATGTATACTTTGGTCTAAAGGATGCGCAGCAAGTCGCTGTGATCGATGCGATGATCAAGGATTTCTTCTTTGATCTTCATCTTGTCTCAGTGCCGACAGTTAGGGAAGAAGACGGTTTAGCGAAAAGTTCAAGAAATGTGTACTTGTCTGATAAAGAAAGACAAGAAGCTCCTGCTTTGTACCGCGCATTGAAAAAAGGACAGTCAGCGGTTGAAAAAGGTGAACGTGACGTCAGTCGCATTTATCAGTTGGTAGAAGAAGAAATTCTTCAAACGAGCGGGGAAATTGATTATATTGAGATTTACTCCTATCCAGAGCTTGAGCCGCTTCAGCAGTTAGCAGGTCAGGTCATCATTGCGATTGCGGTGAAATTCTCACGGGCAAGACTGATTGATAATGTGATATTCCATGTTCCTGAAAGCGGTGAAAAGCATGTATAG